One Clavelina lepadiformis chromosome 1, kaClaLepa1.1, whole genome shotgun sequence genomic region harbors:
- the LOC143469218 gene encoding uncharacterized protein LOC143469218, with protein MWIKQCGWKEILVTYVLLVALSDCLEEESFNLTQITSSCVLVRLDERDIREETDENAMPERSYPVLNCSQIDINALKTSQLNHSEVQGFLIQMGNMTSFDIDNLGVFPNLETVEFRGNEGMEMRSTQTKQAFHRVFSLTVTENSLGKFPTDLLQSFPNLTQLTLTRNNVTSLPGDILITCPRLKYLNLAYNPLNESVVNTTWLSSAVNLKSLSLRATGWMDVSKAFKKAKYLEFLDLSDNKITRIDTKSFGKAANLRTLVMANNDISDIHFKAFKGTVNLRLIDLTENKLETLYQGTFDYSPIDELTVELWENPFICDCKLLWLFDWTTNLARYGSYPDIRLKCHNPSRNHGKKFSPVHTYQARPEGIQAQDLTCLSTDTKWTGGSNVFASTFTTTSSTTTTAPKAILTPGPSPPPVSDVFQLKVECPEQCECYASRQDYLMHFTRRPEDFDIWFPLLRCMGSKHTSIPNQARQDLSGVVMSNGILDQLDLSSISKFRSLRSISCPDNKIRSLLPAKDVVFDDVTVVSLEGNLITSVSREFLSSFPKLKKLRIFNNQIKTFPDDLFLQNPALSKVFLGPNPVSGFEGKCLQNSTVLVNVGLRGMGLHSVPDFIKNKVYLVKVDLSDNYVIKLHHDDFMNASSITEISLENNNISFIEENVFKQLPNLEHVDLSENFFTKLPQGLFSVNKYLSHVELWQNPIQCDCHIHWFVVWIKQMKHHDPATEIRFRCEGPMRMRGKTSDQTQPSDYTCSDGDSHSENAEPTTVTGGNGLYTTRDLVIAVALTLLCTLICLFVIRFISVRFCCKDHGSNCFSNQYYKFSALGAGSTLRDTVTLAETSDVL; from the exons ATGTGGATCAAGCAGTGTGGGTGGAAGGAAATACTTGTCACCTATGTGCTGCTGGTAGCGTTATCTGACTGCCTTGAGGAAGAAAGTTTCAATCTCACGCAAATTACCAGTTCATGCGTTCTAGTTCGACTGGATGAGCGTGACATCAGAGAAGAAACGGACGAAAATGC AATGCCGGAAAGGTCTTACCCAGTCCTCAACTGTAGTCAGATAGATATAAATGCGCTGAAGACTTCTCAACTAAACCACTCAGAAGTACAAGGGTTTTTGATTCA AATGGGAAACATGACGAGTTTCGACATCGATAATCTGGGTGTTTTCCCCAACCTGGAAACAGTCGAGTTTCGTGGAAATGAAGGAATGGAGATGAGGTCGACGCAGACAAAGCAAGCTTTTCATCGCGTTTTCAGTTTAACTGTTAC AGAGAACTCTTTGGGTAAATTTCCGACCGACCTCCTCCAGTCTTTTCCCAATCTCACTCAGCTGACCTTGACACGCAACAACGTCACCAGCCTTCCCGGGGATATCCTAATCACGTGTCCCAGGCTTAAG TATCTTAATTTGGCTTACAACCCTTTGAATGAAAGTGTCGTCAACACGACTTGGTTATCGTCAGCTGTCAATCTTAAAAGTCTAAGCCTTCGCGCCACTGGATGGATGGATGTGTCAAAAGCATTTAAGAAAGCGAAAT ATTTAGAGTTTCTGGATCTTTCCGATAATAAAATTACAAGAATAGACACAAAATCCTTTGGGAAAGCTGCAAATTTGAGAACATTAGTCATGGCAAATAACGACATTTCCGACATTCATTTCAAAGCTTTCAAAG GAACAGTGAATTTGAGATTAATTGATTTGACCGAAAATAAGTTGGAAACACTCTACCAGGGAACATTCGATTATAGCCCGATCGATGAACTTACCGTAGAACTCTGGGAGAATCCGTTCATCTGCGATTGCAAATTGCTTTGGTTGTTTGATTGGACGACGAAT TTAGCACGATACGGAAGTTACCCGGACATCCGATTAAAATGTCACAATCCCTCGCGAAACCACGGTAAAAAGTTTTCCCCTGTCCACACCTATCAAGCCCGTCCCGAAGGAATTCAAGCCCAGGACCTTACTTGTCTCTCTACTGACACCAAGTGGACTG GTGGCAGTAATGTTTTTGCATCAACATTTACAACGACGTCATCAACAACCACAACAGCCCCTAAAGCGATTCTCACACCTGGGCCTTCCCCTCCGCCTGTTAGTGATGTCTTCCAGCTTAAGGTTGAATGTCCTGAGCAGTGCGAATGCTATGCAAGCAGGCAGGATTACCTCATGCACTTTACAC GTCGACCGGAAGATTTTGACATCTGGTTCCCACTTCTGCGGTGCATGGGAAGCAAACACACATCGATACCGAACCAAGCAAGACAAGATCTAAGCGGTGTTGTTATGAGCAACGGGATTCTGGATCAACTTGACCTTAGTTCCATCAGCAAATTTCGCTCGCTCCGATCTATTTCTTGCCCCG ACAATAAAATTCGATCCTTGCTTCCGGCTAAAGATGTTGTTTTTGATGACGTAACAGTTGTGTCCTTGGAAGGAAATCTCATCACTTCTGTGTCAAGAGAGTTTCTATCAAGTTTTCCCAAACTTAAAAAGCTTCGGATTTTTAATAACCAAATCAAGACATTTCCTGACGACCTCTTCCTTCAAAACCC GGCTTTAAGCAAAGTGTTTCTGGGGCCCAACCCAGTAAGTGGTTTCGAaggaaaatgtttacaaaactcCACTGTCTTGGTGAACGTTGGTTTAAGAGGTATGGGGCTACATTCTGTGCCAGACTTCATCAAGAATAAG GTTTACTTAGTGAAGGTTGACCTTAGTGATAACTATGTCATCAAATTGCATCACGATGATTTCATGAATGCGTCATCAATCACGGAGATTTCGTTGGAGAATAATAACATCAGCTTTATTGAAGAAAACGTATTCaa GCAGCTGCCAAACTTAGAACATGTCGATCTCTCTGAAAACTTCTTTACAAAACTGCCTCAAGGCTTATTTTCGGTAAACAAGTACCTCTCACACGTTGAACTGTGGCAGAACCCGATTCAGTGTGATTGCCACATTCATTGGTTTGTTGTTTGGATCAAGCAG ATGAAACATCATGATCCAGCAACCGAAATTAGATTTCGATGCGAGGGGCCTATGCGAATGAGAGGAAAAACATCTGACCAAACACAACCTTCCGATTACACTTGCAGTGACGGCGATAGCCACAGTGAAAACGCAG AACCGACAACAGTAACAGGCGGCAATGGACTCTACACAACGCGAGACTTAGTTATAGCCGTTGCTTTGACACTGCTATGCACACTTATCTGCTTGTTCGTGATAAGGTTTATTTCAGTTCGATTTTGCTGTAAAGACCATGGAAGTAATTGCTTTTCCAATCAGTACTACAAATTTTCTGCACTCGGAGCAGGTTCAACCTTACGCGACACCGTTACGCTAGCTGAAACTAGTGATGTGCTGTAA
- the LOC143469233 gene encoding protein XRP2-like isoform X1, protein MGCCRSKMKAKDKIPEKKQYSWDKRNNEIDPKDFIIDGAVDDTIIRKPGTINGQQFVVQNCKNSKIYLLDHVATITVDDCTGCVFVIGAVKSSIFLRDCQDCKCIVACQQFRTRDCQKVDVFLSCTTQPIMESSARMRFGCYQLAYQGLLEQFEQAMLSVYNNNWSNIHDFTPTPQSKNWKMIHEDVSLSELFQVNSNPRSEQGNGDNTVGSTLDGVSELKLTFKNEDSVVPLTRGAREKRYDDSCLVVVFHSANSFKASKDFLEAVKDKVDLIQTKEATLSPDEASRIFADSPSMWKSTQRGPVIGLEFNGDDCVKVCHDVIAKLSSEDQQYYASKSSAAAKRVIDQLYNFCEMQMIV, encoded by the exons ATGGGGTGCTGTCGTTCAAAGATGAAAGCAAAGGATAAAATTCCAGAGAAAAAACAATACAGCTGGGATAAGAGAAATAATGAG ATTGATCCGAAAGATTTCATCATTGATGGAGCAGTTGATGATACGATAATCCGTAAACCTGGTACCATCAATGGCCAACAGTTTGTCGTACAAAACTGCAAGAATTCAAAGATATATTTGCTTGACCACGTTGCAACAATTACCGTTGATGATTGCACTGGTTGTGTCTTTGTTATTGGGGCCGTCAA gTCTTCCATATTTCTTCGAGATTGCCAGGATTGCAAATGCATTGTTGCTTGCCAACAATTTCGGACGAGAGATTGCCAGAAAGTTGATGTTTTTCTAAGTTGCACGACGCAGCCCATCATGGAGTCTTCA GCTCGAATGCGCTTTGGCTGTTATCAGCTCGCATACCAAGGATTGCTTGAGCAGTTTGAACAAGCTATGCTAAGTGTGTACAACAATAACTGGAGCAATATACACGACTTTACTCCAACACCGCAGTCGAAAAATTGGAAAATGATCCATGAGGATGTGTCTTTGTCGGAACTTTTTCAAGTGAATTCAAATCCACGGTCGGAGCAAGGCAATGGTGATAATACTGTTG GTTCAACACTAGATGGGGTTAGTGAGTTGAAActtacatttaaaaatgaagacAGTGTTGTTCCACTCACCAGAGGTGCCAGAGAGAAGAGATACGACGACTCGTGCTTGGTGGTCGTATTTCATTCAGCAAATTCCTTCAag GCCTCGAAAGATTTTCTTGAAGCGGTTAAAGATAAAGTTGATCTGATTCAGACGAAAGAAGCGACACTGAGTCCGGATGAGGCATCCCGCATCTTTGCGGACTCCCCATCCATGTGGAAGTCAACCCAGAGAG GTCCCGTGATTGGTCTGGAGTTCAACGGGGACGATTGCGTCAAAGTCTGTCATGACGTCATCGCTAAGCTGAGCAGCGAAGATCAACAATATTACGCGTCCAAGTCGTCAGCTGCCGCGAAACGTGTCATCGACCAGTTGTACAACTTCTGCGAAATGCAGATGATCGTGTGA
- the LOC143469233 gene encoding protein XRP2-like isoform X2 has product MGCCRSKMKAKDKIPEKKQYSWDKRNNEIDPKDFIIDGAVDDTIIRKPGTINGQQFVVQNCKNSKIYLLDHVATITVDDCTGCVFVIGAVKSSIFLRDCQDCKCIVACQQFRTRDCQKVDVFLSCTTQPIMESSARMRFGCYQLAYQGLLEQFEQAMLSVYNNNWSNIHDFTPTPQSKNWKMIHEDVSLSELFQVNSNPRSEQGNGSTLDGVSELKLTFKNEDSVVPLTRGAREKRYDDSCLVVVFHSANSFKASKDFLEAVKDKVDLIQTKEATLSPDEASRIFADSPSMWKSTQRGPVIGLEFNGDDCVKVCHDVIAKLSSEDQQYYASKSSAAAKRVIDQLYNFCEMQMIV; this is encoded by the exons ATGGGGTGCTGTCGTTCAAAGATGAAAGCAAAGGATAAAATTCCAGAGAAAAAACAATACAGCTGGGATAAGAGAAATAATGAG ATTGATCCGAAAGATTTCATCATTGATGGAGCAGTTGATGATACGATAATCCGTAAACCTGGTACCATCAATGGCCAACAGTTTGTCGTACAAAACTGCAAGAATTCAAAGATATATTTGCTTGACCACGTTGCAACAATTACCGTTGATGATTGCACTGGTTGTGTCTTTGTTATTGGGGCCGTCAA gTCTTCCATATTTCTTCGAGATTGCCAGGATTGCAAATGCATTGTTGCTTGCCAACAATTTCGGACGAGAGATTGCCAGAAAGTTGATGTTTTTCTAAGTTGCACGACGCAGCCCATCATGGAGTCTTCA GCTCGAATGCGCTTTGGCTGTTATCAGCTCGCATACCAAGGATTGCTTGAGCAGTTTGAACAAGCTATGCTAAGTGTGTACAACAATAACTGGAGCAATATACACGACTTTACTCCAACACCGCAGTCGAAAAATTGGAAAATGATCCATGAGGATGTGTCTTTGTCGGAACTTTTTCAAGTGAATTCAAATCCACGGTCGGAGCAAGGCAATG GTTCAACACTAGATGGGGTTAGTGAGTTGAAActtacatttaaaaatgaagacAGTGTTGTTCCACTCACCAGAGGTGCCAGAGAGAAGAGATACGACGACTCGTGCTTGGTGGTCGTATTTCATTCAGCAAATTCCTTCAag GCCTCGAAAGATTTTCTTGAAGCGGTTAAAGATAAAGTTGATCTGATTCAGACGAAAGAAGCGACACTGAGTCCGGATGAGGCATCCCGCATCTTTGCGGACTCCCCATCCATGTGGAAGTCAACCCAGAGAG GTCCCGTGATTGGTCTGGAGTTCAACGGGGACGATTGCGTCAAAGTCTGTCATGACGTCATCGCTAAGCTGAGCAGCGAAGATCAACAATATTACGCGTCCAAGTCGTCAGCTGCCGCGAAACGTGTCATCGACCAGTTGTACAACTTCTGCGAAATGCAGATGATCGTGTGA
- the LOC143469225 gene encoding uncharacterized protein LOC143469225 has protein sequence MLATCPQTWPGTKIKGGSFCSAEGFSSVANEMDEKKASQAKKTTNDVFLCGNLATSNQQAESYFISKDMTDFTMDAIARGIMSSQSTDESTVFSDPLMTPLSESAGHVILDERIGGDDEERKLILASVEHVDCKDFPFEEVLSLEDAVKEEMRHCANKRLRLRNNESDHVIISQKGTGIIKEKSIGGKAGRAGRKNRPPLLKCPTWPESYDQQIEIAGSDSSKKATQESKLDSPSFYSKTAIDFSAISHLSEEHDRILAQEKAEKEGSKSSLISETTKEKLYGKATQRRNSMNGNAKAHARPDRTGQQHVVFTVSSEAINPTLISGLAPVTNKRHSTCGVQKMSNLLCDSAKKTTKSAISPLEKAFRKRYASTSGVTVTSLPLSSLQNEGKSLPSTPTHQAKPDIESLLVPVDRSEGAKKQQHAGLEKQPLPPEGFKISRYPLTNKNPSTPKVVSPDSCEKNLFGEAELLRIISELRKQLEKAEERISEVEKEAKEWKERAQEIFRAKQTVKESEAGKKRGIFLDNPKNCESGIKYDVTHSKHCKIDERTNVRRWSDETLFVKHDVNNNNPTCLHPIDGNLPGNSPEVSHIRAGGCQKRVATGDGAFQRKRQRMSDVNQHLSEEKHRSMLEWLSNTEPDEEIDYMSFLGASTPPNKDNPPISVNNTATGTKMSVNFTTHATQRSLSHEEVRKALRAKVEGTKCEVMKQDITKMPLRPKDSIDRFLDTLTASPMNNSEREQQKQCPSDSMSPVSDKLPRDQISDASPPSLLHSLSDSELQSIDGRRTSADPAPPTAPIFRTISNSESFPNLSKATGATDCHENADFLSQLGYILDL, from the exons GCAAATGAAATGGACGAGAAGAAAGCATCTCAAGCTAAAAAGACGACCAATGACGTGTTTTTGTGCGGTAACCTAGCAACAAGCAATCAGCAAGCTGAGTCATACTTTATCAGCAAAGACATGACCGATTTCACAATGGACGCAATCGCAAGAGGTATTATGTCGTCACAATCAACAGATGAGTCCACCGTTTTCTCTGACCCTTTGATGACCCCGCTCTCTGAGTCAGCCGGTCACGTGATACTAGACGAGAGAATTGGCGGCGACGACGAAGAAAGGAAATTGATACTGGCCAGCGTCGAACATGTTGACTGCAAAGACTTTCCATTCGAAGAGGTTTTATCCTTAGAAGACGCAGTCAAAGAAGAGATGCGTCATTGCGCTAACAAACGATTACGATTACGTAATAATGAGTCGGATCACGTGATCATTAGTCAGAAGGGCACGGGAATTATTAAGGAAAAGTCCATCGGGGGCAAAGCGGGCAGGGCAGGTAGAAAGAACAGGCCCCCGTTGTTAAAGTGTCCCACCTGGCCTGAGAGCTACGACCAGCAGATTGAGATTGCTGGATCCGACAGTTCGAAAAAAGCGACACAAGAATCAAAACTCGATTCCCCCTCTTTCTACTCCAAGACCGCGATCGACTTCTCAGCGATCTCACATCTCTCGGAGGAGCACGACCGGATCCTTGCGCAGGAGAAGGCGGAAAAGGAGGGCTCAAAATCGTCTCTCATCTCCGAAACGACAAAGGAGAAGCTTTATGGCAAAGCAACACAAAGGAGAAATTCCATGAATGGAAACGCCAAAGCACACGCCAGGCCAGATCGCACCGGGCAACAGCACGTGGTGTTTACCGTGAGTTCGGAAGCCATAAACCCGACCCTTATTAGCGGACTCGCCCCTGTGACAAATAAGAGGCATTCCACATGTGGAGTTCAGAAAATGAGTAATTTACTCTGCGATTCCGCAAAGAAAACGACAAAATCCGCAATATCTCCGCTCGAGAAGGCGTTTAGAAAAAGATATGCTTCGACGTCCGGTGTCACAGTGACGAGCTTGCCGCTATCATCCCTGCAGAATGAGGGGAAATCCCTCCCAAGTACCCCAACCCACCAAGCAAAGCCAGACATTGAATCTCTTTTGGTCCCTGTCGACAGAAGCGAAGGAGCAAAAAAGCAGCAACATGCCGGGCTTGAGAAGCAGCCTCTCCCGCCGGAGGGCTTCAAAATTAGCCGATACCCTCTGACCAACAAGAATCCCTCAACACCGAAAGTCGTCTCTCCGGATTCGTGTGAAAAG AATTTGTTCGGAGAAGCGGAATTGCTGCGGATAATATCGGAACTGCGGAAGCAGCTTGAAAAAGCGGAAGAGCGGATCTCGGAAGTGGAGAAAGAAGCGAAAGAGTGGAAGGAGAGAGCGCAAGAGATTTTTCGAGCCAAACAAACCGTCAAAGAGAGTGAAGCGGGAAAG AAAAGAGGAATTTTTTTGGATAACCCGAAGAACTGCGAAAGTGGAATTAAGTATGACGTCACTCATTCCAAACATTGTAAGATCGACGAAAGAACGAACGTGCGACGATGGAGCGACGAAACATTGTTTGTTAAACACGACGTCAACAATAACAATCCGACTTGTCTCCATCCAATAGATGGAAATTTACCCGGGAATTCCCCTGAAGTGAGCCACATTCGAGCGGGAGGTTGCCAGAAGAGGGTGGCCACGGGAGATGGTGCTTTCCAGAGGAAGAGACAAAGAATGTCGGATGTTAATCAACATCTCTCGGAGGAGAAACATCGGAGCATGTTAGAGTGGCTTTCAAATACGGAGCCGGATGAGGAAATCGATTACATGTCTTTCCTCGGAGCTTCGACTCCGCCTAATAAGGATAACCCTCCAATATCTGTCAACAATACCGCTACGGGCACTAAAATGTCAGTAAATTTTACCACGCATGCCACGCAGAGGTCGCTGTCGCACGAGGAAGTGCGGAAAGCTTTGAGGGCGAAAGTAGAAGGAACAAAATGTGAAGTGATGAAGCAAGACATCACAAAGATGCCGCTTAGACCTAAAGATTCTATCGACAGGTTCTTGGACACTCTGACCGCTTCGCCCATGAACAATTCCGAACGGGAGCAGCAAAAACAATGCCCCTCCGATTCTATGTCCCCCGTTTCCGATAAACTCCCCAGAGATCAGATTTCTGATGCATCCCCGCCGTCTCTACTTCATTCTTTATCCGACTCCGAGCTGCAGAGCATAGATGGGAGAAGGACATCCGCGGATCCAGCTCCGCCCACGGCTCCCATTTTTAGGACGATCAGCAACTCCGAGAGCTTCCCCAACCTCAGCAAAGCGACAGGGGCGACCGATTGTCATGAAAACGCCGATTTTCTCTCTCAACTGGGCTACATTCTTGACCTTTGA